CTTGGACTTGGCCCATCTGTCGTTCTTGAAtgttttccttcattatatTTGTGTCTATACATTTTGAAGACGTAAACACATGACATTAGCTACGATTTTTACAGTGTGATTGCGATATGCTTTTccttcaacacgattggaactaatttgggataatttgatggtgaagtaatgtcgattaaTCGagtaatctgcaaatataaactcatctgcttttctttttacattacacgcttgtttttattagtaatttgtcatattgcaacattcagctatggaacctaacacttttgagaaatttgaaaaatatgaaaatccaattatccccaatcagttccaatcgtattcTTGACGAAAATGTGCTCGAATCGTAATACATGAAACGTCAAAGCTAAAACGATGTTGTTATCTCATACACAGGCAATGCGACGGTGTGTTCCACCTATCAAGAATCAATCTGCGTTTACAAAGCTCTGAGTAAGTTACTCAATCAATATGCTTTCACTTTAAAATGATCTTTTAATTTGGATTTTCTAACCATCCACTATTGCTTGTAAAGAGAGACAGTGTACCATTGGCAGCCATAGCTCGGTTTCACAATAGTATCAATCAGATTAAATACTACATGAAATGACGATTCCGAATTTCCACTGCAGATAAAAATGAATACGGGTGTTCTGTTCcatgtgatgacgtcatttacACTGGCACCTTGAGTTTTGCGGCATTTCCTGGTCCCCATGTTGTTAAGCGTTTGGAGGCAAAATATAATCAAACCGAAGTCCAGATGAGGTCAGTATAAAAAAATGGCGGGTCTTATGTCTGTAAATCTCGTACGCAAACTGTTATTGACTTTGGAGAATTTCGTTGTAGGGATAACAAAGTTTGTAACCATATTGCTGCTTGTGGTTGCCCTAGCGGTAAGACATAATTGTAGAAATGTCATCATGGTTTGTCAACGGTTCAAAGTGTCTGATATCCATACCGTGAAAGCataattgaaaataataattgttCACAAATACGCCTCGTGGGacttttttcttgttctgtTCTACCATTCAGTGTCATTAATAAAAGAAACAGACTCTCAGACAATTTATAAAGGTACGatattattaaaaatatctCCTCGAAGCTCGCCGAGCGACATCTTTCTCTGTATCTTGTTCTTCTCCAGTCATCATTCCAATTTACCCCACTTCCCTTCGATGACATCGTTTACCCGGCATGCCCTGCTAGCTTTAATTTAAGCAGTGGATTATTCTAGCTATAGGTGTTTGTAAAGGCAATATAAATTCCAATTTACACCGTTGTTTTCAAAACCACACTGTCgatatacaaagtttgaatataaaAGGGTCAGCATACTATATGAATTTATGTCAATGAGAGTGATcattcatattttcatctacATGCCTCTGCGTCCGCCTCAATTCAGGTAAACCCTAGCAATTACCATTGAAACGTATCCATGTATATTTCTAGTAAAAAATTGTTGGCACGTGAACGCACATCTCCCGAGAGTTCATTGCATGGCATGGCAAAGTCATAAAGTAGCGGGAAATGAAACAGGCATCTCTGCAAATAGGAAAACTTTCTTCTGCTTCATCGCACAAACGGCCGACATACGATCCAAGGAATTCTTGGGATTTACTACCTCTATACTATATATTTGAAAGGCTCGAATTAGTTGCCATAGTGTCAAATATCGAAAACACCAGAGTTAggaattttgtaatttgataaCTGAGCATGTGCAAAGTGTAAAACAACTACCAAAAGCGGGCAATCCTGTAAAGCAAACATTGGTTTTTCTCTGCGGAAGTCTCTGGGCAAGTATTAGATTGTTCAAAGCACAGACCCGCGAGAAAacctttctcgagggtctatgtttaaAGAAAATGACTTGATTTTGACATAAATTAACCAGAAAACTTTACGTCAAATACAGAGAAAACATCATACTTTTGAGTGTGTATATGGAAGACTTAACTCTGTTGGTCACTGAACAGGAAGAAGCGTATCCCGTTGATAACTTTTTGGGTGAGTTTGACAATGGCAATGATTGTCATCTTATTATCAACCTGCTAATGAGATCGAGCGCTGACTTGTAGTTCATGGCACGTAATTCTCGCTATCTTCTactataagggactggtcagtttcttcagcctggggggggggcggtggattcatggggggggggtcaccctgtttttgactttggtgatagggggggtcaccatgtttttgaaatgcccaataggggggtcagtgtgtttttgaattttgacacaggctcatcattgcctaaaatgctagtgtcagccacaaaattcatcattcagttgtatttttcggcgcgcccttcggacgcgtaactttaataatcagtcatatttttcagcacgcccaactttaacatatcaagcatacatacatcagagatatctgtatgttcaatatttttcagcgtgctcttcaagctcattactttaatatatcatacatctttcagcatgcccttcaggtgcatgactttaatatacaaggcatatatatcagagatatcaggatgtttcatattttttggcgcgcccttcgggcgccatactttcagagatatcttgatgtttgctaagtgaaagtgtaccattatgaaatctgcatttcatatgaaaaggatgacaaattcctgatacttttctgttctctctgtgagaattcagtatgagaaagcaacatgcacaaatatttcacaatatatatttgatacaatgacttattttagagatagaaaaatgacaagatatctttccttctcattgatgcaattattttcctttgtttcacaggttttctgtagaaagatgcttttttatgaacaaaataacagttaaaaaggcagtttttgtcattattagctgtgcttttatggtttcaatgttacacaagaaaaggtcctctcagacactgtacacatcagatttggctaaaaaagctctcgatggctcctcagtagatttaattggatggttggcaagtcttaacacccatcaaagtttttgattcactgctttttcctctttgatattaatgattgacatccatttctgtacaacagttcaggacatctggttaagcagagaaagtgtgaaatacattcacagctcattcaaaatacagctcatgattcaaaatgtactgtattcaaactttaagattgacactttgaaattcctatcttacaactgacatgtcaacaatttcactaaaatgactatttaaaatataaatatatgtaaaatgtaaaatataatatatatatatatatatatatatataaatttatgtccatcttttgttttacctttgtcgcgcccgggggggtcaccctgttttagaaatttggaatagggggggtcaccctgttttcaaaatttgggatagggggggtcagccactttttgacgtcggcaaaaaataatccaccgccccccccccaggccgaagaaactgaccagtccctaactttGACCCCTGAAGTCATAAAGAGATCCAAAAGATGCGAATAGATCAGTTGAATACGTTTAGTGCATTTATTTAGGAGACTTATTCACAAATGCCAATTTGTCGCCGAACTTCCTGTCAAGAGGATGTAAAGAATTAATTCTTGCAtgcatcttagtttttttcaaACAGGGGCGTGTATTACTGAAGTACTCCCCCCTTTCTCTACTACTGATTAAAATCGCTTCTTAAGATTCATTTATCGAGCTTTGGTGAATAAGTTCGGTCCAGTGACGTGTCCAACTTAATGCTCAGTATCGATAGTGATGTGAAATGCATAGCGTCCTTGAATAAGCTTGACATTTCTTTGAATCGCATAATTACAAGGGTCTCGTAGTAATCAATGAACTGGAACGGGCACATTAATGATGACCGCAAAACGGAATCAATTTTTACATATGATCAAATTAGATATAATGTGAATTTGATCCTTTATTACATGTTAATGTTCGGTTTGTAGCATGAATTTTACCGCCAAATCATCCCGAAGGTGTGAATACAATAATCCAAAGTGTTACACATTAGCAAAGGGAGTGATAGGTTTACAGTGACTTCATGGTTGCCCATCACCCATCGGATGCCAGAATACCAAGCCCGCCAACAATTCGACGAATGTTGACGTTCATTATTTCAGTGTGAACAACATCGTTTGTAACGTTTCCATTTGTTGGTTTCATTTCAGGTGACCTAGGGGGTCAGATGGGATTGTGTCTTGGTGCCAGTATACTGACAGTCCTAGAGTTCTGGGAGTTCTTTCTGGTGACGTGTTGTTCCCATTGGAAACGGTTATTTTCAGCTGCAAGGAGGCCAGAAACGAAATAGTACCAAACTGAAAAGACAGGTTGATGCCGTCAACCCTTGTCACGTGGCACAATTGTACACTTTCAGACGGTTGCGCAGCATGCTGCGGTAGAAGAATGATCTGCATCAATTAGCTGAAACAGAAATTTTGATTTCGTCGTCGACAATGTCTCTTGTTAAAGCAAATTTTGTTGCGGACTGTTTAATTTGCATGATTTATTATAAGATGATTCTAGCTGAATAGCATTCTTCAGTAGAATTAGGATAATTTCTTAGATCAGTCAATAAATGATATGTAGATATTCCAAGGTATATTATCGATGATGGTGACTTGTTGGTGATGATACTGCTGCtgcttatcatcatcatcatcatcatcatcatcatcaacaacaacaacaacaacaacaaaatcatcACCATGACAATCGGATGTTACGACACGGGTTTTTCAATAGCTTAGGTTTTGTCAAGGGTTCGTATGTGTTGGCGTTTACCAATTTTAATTGATGTTTGGAATTCTTATTATCCTTCACTGAAACAATGCTGCGTCTTATGTGTGATTTGAGTCAGGAATTCATCACTCCAGCCTCAGAGAGAACGTAGCCTCATGGCTAAAACCGACCCACATGATAGTATCCAGACGTATTACACTAGGTCTAACATTTACTGCTTCATAGACGACTAGTATGACCACCACATCCACTGCCATTCCTACTACCTATAATCATTACATTGACTGTTGtataattgttttttttatattagCCGATTAGCAGATTCTTTGTATCGACTTAAATAGTAATTTGCTCAATACTACAAACAAATTAGAATATATAGGGTATAATAGAATACGCAATTTACCCTGTGTACgattttatattgtttgactttttaattttgtaagTGTAGTTTCGATACTCATGTATATCGtttgaggaaaaattacttttttacgAGCGCCAGAAATCAAGTATCTCATTATAATCTTTGTAAATTGCTTAAGATAACTGATTTATTActtgtttaataactgatagaTATGTAATATGTAGTCTGTTAAATTGTCATTGTTCAAATTAAATGTAAGACTATTATCAAAAATCTTCAAGCACTGCAACCATTTAATACAGTTTGTTAAATTTCTGTGTACAATTATTAAACATTCAGTGATTATTTAGACCATAAGGTCCAATTTTTCATATGATGTTCGTACAAGATCTTCCTAGATGTCTCGACGCGCATCAAGGCTATTTATAAACTTTGCTCGtaatacttgaaaaaaataacatgttaGTGGTTTTGTGCATTAAGTATAATAGATAGTTGCAGGAATACtccatttttttgtttatttggttttttgtttttgttttgttttgttttgagtaGAGAGATGCGATCAAAAATTAAAGTATTTGCTTGATACATAGATGAATAGTCTTTTCCGCTCTAAAGGCTGCTGGCAGGCTTTCAGAGGCTCGTACAAACAGTTGCAGACATTGTGCCCAGTTCATTCTGCATGAATTAAACGTCtttaattattcataatttgcTGACAATAAATCCCCTGGCGGCAACCGTGAGATTTGATGGAATTACTTCACGACCGGCGGAACACCATGGATAATGCAATAAGAGAACTGAACCAAGTGAGTCCCCTCAACAACTCCCAGGAAATGCTGACAGCGGGTAAGACACAGGCAGCGGAGAGACTGACCTGTCGACGGCTGTGCTGCTGCGGAGACGAACAATTCCGCGAATTCAGCCAGGAGACAACCTTACACGGAATCCGTTACACAACCAACACAAGTTTCAATCTGTACAGAAGGTGAGTCATAACATCATGCGGTGGGATTCCACTTGGATTCACTTTGATTCATACGAACAAGTTTTCTAATAGAAAAGGCGTGTTTCTTGGAATATGTACCTCTAAAAATCCCTGCTAGATTGGTTTCTCCAGTACCGGACACACGAATCCTCAGTTGAACCTAATCGAGGAAACTTTAGTCGGAATACAATGTGATGTCATGACGGGATTATTATCCATGCATGTTCCTTAATGCACGCCATGTTGTTTGATATATACACCTACATATTAATAGCACGGAACGGACGGTTTGTTGTGGATGACTGCAAGGCCACCACAAATATGTTAAGCATTGCAAGTAGACAACCTAAATCTTGTCGCAAAAACGAGTTCATGTTTGTGGCTACAGGTCTGTACCTGCCTTAAAGTATAGTAAGATGATAGAACGAATCGCATCATTTCTACATCTTGCCTATCATGCGCTGCGAAGACTGACACATTATCTCGATCGTCATCAAGCCAGTATGATGCCGCTTAAATGTTAAGGCATAAAGACCTTTTATTGGCGAcagtcaattttcaaattttctcataATGGCCGACTGCAAGATCATCAAACGTTAAGcaaattgattttgaaaagatcGAAAAAGAAATACTTGTTACATAAGGTTATTTGTTATAGTGTTTCACACAGATTAATGCATCCGTCAATTAAAACGTACCATTGACAATGAAGAAACGTCGATCTGTGGAAAATGGCACCAGGTGATTTTTTCTGCTACATGACCGAATATAAACCCACTGTGAAATCGATGATTTCATTTCAATGTATTATCTCAATAATGCATGCAACCTACACAGAATGTTTATTTTGTCAGAAGGTATGACGGGACGTGACtgataaatcatgaaaatattccACCTGTGATGAACGATGCGGATGGTTTATCGCTTGCCGCTAGTTACGAACTTGAGGTCGACCGTGATTGCCTTTTCTGTCGAGGAAAACATTGACATTGTCTTGAATTGTTCATCACTTTTCTTGCCTTTAATGTGTGCTTATTTTGCTTGacaatattgacaaaaaatcacatctttaatGATGTATCTCAGATCCAGCTTAAATGTTGTCGATGCTCTACTTCGGCTGAGCTATACGCAACAGAGATTCTTcataattttatcaaatatcGATGTTGAGAACTCTAGAGATCATTGTGCTTCAATCCCATCTCTCCTCCCTTACAAAAGAAAATTTATCGCTGAAGATAACCTCAATCGACTGCCAATCCTTCTCTTCATCCACTTCTTTTCACTTTTCCGtagtgcatatttttatcaACACTTGATCTAAATTACATGGTCGGCGCCTAAAGCCGACGACTTCTCTAACGCATCGTTCTCCCGTTCACAGCGCAAGCCGATAATATGATTATATGCGTAATTTTGCGATCCGTGGCTTACATGTAAAGACacgtttttcttaaattactggTCAGGTATAAATACATTATGGGCACTTCTTACCTTAGTGTCGCTGGTgaaatggaaatgaaaataGGAGAAACTATTATTTTGCTGAAGCTGTTAGattaacatgtaaaattttattttcgcaTAATTTTTACGGGAATGTTATTCGCTATCTCTCAATATATGGGAAGACTGCTTTTTCTTCTGCCCTTGTGATCCGCGAATACACGTAATGGGTTTTTTTCGACCCTGGAATTTATTGTAGAAGGATTCAAAGCAAGGACTTCGAATAAAACACGCTCTGCTAATGTCCGCTTTGGGATAATCACGAATCTGAATTagagatatttattttttatggcTTCAGGTTGCTATGGATCGCACTTATGTTGTTCACTATCATCTTGTTGATCTTTGCCGTCAAAGACAGCGCCATCCGTTACTCGACCGATCCCGTTACCACGGTAACAACCTTTCAACATCACACGGAAGTCACCTTCCCGGCGATTACACTGTGTAACTACAACCAATACAGGAAAAGCGTCATCGGCGGGACCTGGTTCGAGGACTTTCTCAAAGAGCTGTTCACCGCGCCAGCGCCGCAGAGAAGACAAATCAATGGCCTGAACGACTACGAAGACAGGCTCAGAAATATGAACCGGACTGAGTTTGAAATAAAGGCTGCCCATAGAATAGAAGACATGTTACTTGAATGTGTTTGGTCCTCCACTAGTAACTgtgacgaaaataacttcacccTGGTTTTGACAGATTTCGGAGTGTGCTACACGTTCAATGGCGACCCGAACAACATTCTGCTTGTACGAAATCGAGGGAGCTTATACGGATTGCAAGTTTTGTTAAATATCCAACAAATTGAGTACACTGTTGGACGAAGTATGGGTGCTGGAATGAAAGTAgggttaaaacatttttttgaaaaaatataaagcTGTGCTATGCAACACCATGGTAGACATTGTGAAATCGAATAAACATAGCTCGATGAATAGTTCTTCTTGAACGATAAATAAAAGAATGCTCATAGCCTTTTCATAATATCACTTTCAGTGTATTATTTATCACATTATCATCATTGTTATTATAAATGATActatgtgatatattgaatttttatcCCGAATCTTCACTGGGTATACTATAGCTTAAATTTTGCTCTTTCATAGCATTTTGAAGAATTGTttaatttatttgataattGCCTCCTTCGAGTAACCCAATAACTTTGACTGTAGTCTTTGTGTCAAAATACTATACAAGACCAATCGACTGTTTCCTATCACGCATCTTAAAATTCTTCATATCGATGCTTTAGTCTAGCAATAACGTAATTTACTTATTCTGTATTTCATCAAGTTACTGGTGCATTCACAGACCGATGTACCTCTTGTGGGTGAATTTGGAATGAGTTTACATCCGGGTATGGACATAACTGTCGCGCTCAAAATGGGCAAGGTAATAACTGTATTCTTTTTCTCTTGCTCCTTTATCTCTGTTGATGACTTCGATAGGTGTCGTTGTCATAATATTGTGAGTGATAAAGTATGCATGAACCCtgagtttttacaaatgttcaaCCATTGGCAACACTTTATCGGTTGGAAAAGCACTTACAGCCGAACGACAGTCATAAAATATATCGTAAAATACTAAATTTAGAGAATCTAACTCAAAAAATTACGTTTTCTGAATGTAGGTCACGCCTTACCTAAGCTTGTACACGGAGCATATAGCAAGGAATATTATAATAAATATTATGACGGGGAGTATCAAATGAACCGTGTCTGTTCATTTGCATGTCATTTTAATGACAAAGGAGAATGGAGTAAAGAGGTATTTGAACTAAAACAGGCATTTAATGTAAAGGATTCTGCAACATTCAGTTACGAACCTAGTCATGGAAATTAACGGAGAGTTACTTGACATGGAAATCTGTCGGTTTGTCTACGGTTTTTAAAGGGCGTATTTCCATGTCATTTATTCCTCGAGCAGAACGAGCTCTTAAAATGCAGCAAAGAAGAGTTGAAGTATTTTGAGGAATACTCGTCTCCAAATTGCCAGTTAGAACGTTATACAGACGCTGTTCTGAGCTCATGCAATTGTACAGAGCCATACATGCCAGGTGAGTTGCTCCCCTGTTAACTCAATGAAGTACAGATCATTCAAGTTGAAGAAAGTGTACGATGAGGATCGTCAGCGCCGGAAACGTGCACTGAGAAGTACCTGCAAATGCATTCACTTGCCGTTGATGACTACAAAGTAACATGATGAGATCCAATACTCGGAAACGGTACTGTAGTAGTTTAAAAAGTGCACTAGTACAATCACTCTTCTCCATCTCGACTGTTTTGTAGGTCACGGAAGGACATGTGACTACATAGACTCGATTACTTGTGCGACAAGAGCCAAAGG
This DNA window, taken from Ptychodera flava strain L36383 chromosome 4, AS_Pfla_20210202, whole genome shotgun sequence, encodes the following:
- the LOC139130501 gene encoding acid-sensing ion channel 4-B-like, encoding MELLHDRRNTMDNAIRELNQVSPLNNSQEMLTAGKTQAAERLTCRRLCCCGDEQFREFSQETTLHGIRYTTNTSFNLYRRLLWIALMLFTIILLIFAVKDSAIRYSTDPVTTVTTFQHHTEVTFPAITLCNYNQYRKSVIGGTWFEDFLKELFTAPAPQRRQINGLNDYEDRLRNMNRTEFEIKAAHRIEDMLLECVWSSTSNCDENNFTLVLTDFGVCYTFNGDPNNILLVRNRGSLYGLQVLLNIQQIEYTVGRSMGAGMKLLVHSQTDVPLVGEFGMSLHPGMDITVALKMGKNELLKCSKEELKYFEEYSSPNCQLERYTDAVLSSCNCTEPYMPGHGRTCDYIDSITCATRAKEQEEFSCKMPCETVSHASTLSFGSFPGVQVSEQLKIRFNMTEKSIEQNFVSLNIYVEDLMVLVTSEVMAYTYDDFVGDLGGQIGLFLGASLLTVFEFAEFFVTCVVRRCRRLRAKFRAINKKNKALESASSQKNKPECAGYKS